A stretch of the Capra hircus breed San Clemente chromosome 10, ASM170441v1, whole genome shotgun sequence genome encodes the following:
- the DIO2 gene encoding type II iodothyronine deiodinase yields MGILSVDLLITLQILPVFFSNCLFLALYDSVILLKHVVLLLSRSKSTRGQWRRMLTSEGMRCIWKSFLLDAYKQVKLGEDAPNSRVVPVSSPEGGDTSGNGAQEKTADGTECHLLDFASPERPLVVNFGSAT; encoded by the exons ATGGGCATCCTCAGCGTAGACTTGCTGATCACACTGCAGATTCTGCCAGTTTTTTTCTCCAACTGCCTCTTCCTGGCGCTCTATGACTCGGTCATTCTCCTCAAGCACGTGGTGCTGCTGCTGAGCCGCTCCAAGTCCACTCGCGGGCAGTGGAGGCGCATGCTGACCTCAGAAGGAATGCGCTGCATCTGGAAAAGCTTCCTCCTCGACGCCTACAAACAG GTGAAACTGGGTGAAGATGCCCCCAATTCCCGCGTGGTGCCTGTCTCCAGTCCGGAAGGAGGTGACACCAGTGGAAATGGTGCCCAGGAGAAAACAGCGGATGGAACTGAATGCCACCTTCTGGACTTTGCCAGCCCTGAGCGCCCACTGGTGGTCAACTTCGGCTCGGCCACTTGA